One stretch of Amycolatopsis sp. NBC_00345 DNA includes these proteins:
- the hsaB gene encoding 3-hydroxy-9,10-secoandrosta-1,3,5(10)-triene-9,17-dione monooxygenase reductase subunit produces MTAVLDPFRFRAVLGHFCTGVTVVTGHDGAAPAGFACQSFAALSLDPPLVLFCVARTSRTWPVLAESGSFAVNVLAEHQREVSAVFGARGADKFASVPWRPAPSGAPLLDGALTWVDCTLEAVHTAGDHLVVVGRVTALGETSDARPLLFHRGQYTVTEPVPDALTALMPWPRPDDWL; encoded by the coding sequence GTGACGGCCGTGCTGGACCCGTTCCGGTTCCGCGCGGTGCTCGGGCACTTCTGCACCGGGGTCACGGTGGTCACGGGACACGACGGTGCCGCACCGGCCGGGTTCGCCTGCCAATCCTTCGCGGCGCTCTCGCTGGACCCGCCGCTGGTGCTGTTCTGCGTGGCGCGGACGTCGCGGACCTGGCCGGTGCTCGCCGAGTCCGGGTCCTTCGCCGTCAACGTGCTCGCCGAGCACCAGCGGGAGGTCAGCGCCGTGTTCGGCGCTCGCGGGGCCGACAAGTTCGCGTCGGTGCCGTGGCGGCCGGCCCCCTCCGGGGCACCGCTGCTCGACGGCGCGCTGACCTGGGTGGACTGCACGCTCGAGGCCGTGCACACCGCCGGTGACCACCTCGTGGTGGTCGGCCGGGTGACGGCGCTGGGGGAGACGTCGGACGCTCGTCCACTGCTGTTCCATCGCGGCCAGTACACCGTGACGGAGCCGGTGCCGGACGCGCTCACGGCGCTGATGCCGTGGCCCCGCCCGGACGACTGGCTGTAG
- the hsaA gene encoding 3-hydroxy-9,10-secoandrosta-1,3,5(10)-triene-9,17-dione monooxygenase oxygenase subunit: MSELAADAVITAIRDLLPVLRDRAQETEDARRVPAESVKALQETGFFKLLQPKPYGGVEADPVSFYTAVKLIASACGSTGWVASILGVHPWHVALFDAQAQQDVWGEDTDVRISSSYAPMGKATVVDGGYRLSGRWSFSSGCDHCSWVLLGGPALADGKPVDFCTYLVPIADYSIVDVWDTVGLRGTGSNDIVVDDVFVPQHRALSFMATSKCRTPGQDVNPGPLYKLPYGSVHPSTITAPIIGMAQGAYDAHVEHQGKRVRAAYAGEQSKEDPFAKVRIAEAASEIDAAWLQLTHNIDELYQHACRGEKLPFSTRLRVRRDQVRGTERAISAIDRLFENSGGRAIQRGTPIQRFWRDAHAGRVHAANDAERAYVMFGTGAFGLPVENAMV; the protein is encoded by the coding sequence ATGAGCGAGCTGGCTGCCGACGCGGTGATCACGGCGATCCGGGACCTGCTCCCGGTGCTGCGGGACCGCGCACAGGAGACCGAGGACGCGCGCCGCGTACCCGCCGAGTCGGTCAAAGCACTGCAGGAGACCGGGTTTTTCAAGCTGCTGCAACCGAAACCGTATGGCGGGGTGGAAGCCGACCCGGTGAGCTTCTACACCGCCGTGAAACTCATCGCGAGTGCCTGCGGGTCCACGGGCTGGGTCGCCTCCATCCTCGGCGTCCACCCGTGGCACGTGGCGCTGTTCGATGCGCAGGCGCAGCAGGACGTCTGGGGTGAGGACACCGACGTGCGCATCTCGTCGTCCTACGCCCCGATGGGCAAGGCGACCGTGGTCGACGGCGGCTACCGGCTGTCGGGCCGGTGGAGCTTCTCCTCCGGCTGCGACCACTGCTCGTGGGTCCTGCTCGGCGGGCCGGCGCTCGCCGACGGCAAGCCGGTGGACTTCTGCACCTACCTGGTCCCGATCGCCGACTACTCCATCGTCGACGTCTGGGACACGGTCGGCCTGCGCGGGACGGGCTCCAACGACATCGTCGTCGACGACGTGTTCGTGCCGCAGCACCGGGCGCTGAGCTTCATGGCGACGTCGAAGTGCCGCACGCCGGGCCAGGACGTGAACCCCGGCCCGCTGTACAAGCTGCCGTACGGCTCGGTGCACCCCAGCACGATCACCGCGCCGATCATCGGCATGGCGCAGGGCGCCTACGACGCTCATGTGGAGCACCAGGGCAAGCGCGTCCGCGCGGCGTACGCGGGGGAGCAGTCCAAAGAGGACCCGTTCGCGAAGGTGCGGATCGCCGAGGCCGCCAGCGAGATCGACGCGGCCTGGCTGCAGCTCACGCACAACATCGACGAGCTGTACCAGCACGCGTGCCGCGGCGAGAAGCTGCCGTTCAGCACCCGGCTGCGCGTCCGGCGGGACCAGGTGCGCGGGACCGAGCGGGCGATCTCCGCCATCGACCGGCTCTTCGAGAACTCCGGTGGCCGCGCGATCCAGCGGGGCACGCCGATCCAGCGCTTCTGGCGCGACGCGCACGCCGGCCGGGTGCACGCGGCCAACGACGCCGAGCGCGCGTACGTCATGTTCGGCACCGGCGCCTTCGGGCTGCCCGTCGAGAATGCGATGGTGTGA
- a CDS encoding ferredoxin--NADP reductase, whose product MSEVVTLTVAEVVWETDDARSIVFEVPAEHADAFVYEPGQFLTLRIPSDRTGSVARCYSLSSAPHENRVQVTVKRTDSGYGSNWVCDELRAGAAVDVLAPSGVFCPASLDGDFLLFAAGSGITPVMSILKSALERGGGRIVLVYANRDEKSVIFARALAELGARHPERLVVLHWLESLQGLPRPEQLRELVRPYAGHEAFLCGPAPFMAAAKTALTELDVPRERVHVEKFLSLTGNPFEAGAAEPEPESESADAGTTQLTISLDGETRQVAWPRQRKLLDHLLEEGLDAPYSCRDGQCSACACRLVSGEVKMLNNEVLDAEDIADGIVLACQSVPLTDEVSVSYE is encoded by the coding sequence ATGAGCGAGGTCGTCACACTGACCGTCGCCGAGGTCGTGTGGGAAACCGACGACGCGCGGTCGATCGTGTTCGAGGTGCCCGCGGAGCACGCCGACGCGTTCGTCTACGAGCCCGGGCAGTTCCTGACCCTGCGGATTCCGAGCGACCGCACGGGATCGGTCGCGCGGTGTTACTCGCTGTCGAGTGCGCCGCACGAGAACCGGGTGCAGGTGACCGTGAAACGCACCGACAGCGGGTACGGCTCGAACTGGGTGTGCGACGAGCTGCGGGCCGGGGCGGCCGTCGACGTGCTGGCGCCGTCGGGGGTGTTCTGCCCGGCGTCGCTGGACGGGGATTTTCTGCTGTTCGCCGCGGGGAGCGGGATCACGCCGGTGATGTCGATCCTCAAGTCGGCACTGGAACGCGGCGGTGGGCGCATTGTGCTCGTGTACGCGAACCGGGACGAAAAGTCGGTGATCTTCGCGCGGGCGCTGGCCGAGCTGGGCGCGCGCCATCCGGAACGGCTCGTCGTCCTGCACTGGCTGGAGAGCCTGCAGGGGCTGCCGCGGCCCGAACAGCTGCGGGAACTGGTGCGGCCGTACGCCGGGCATGAGGCGTTCCTCTGCGGTCCGGCGCCGTTCATGGCGGCGGCGAAGACCGCGCTGACCGAGCTGGACGTGCCGCGCGAACGGGTCCATGTCGAGAAGTTCCTGTCGCTCACCGGGAATCCGTTCGAGGCCGGCGCCGCGGAGCCCGAGCCTGAATCCGAGTCTGCCGACGCGGGCACCACGCAGCTGACCATCAGCCTCGACGGCGAGACGCGGCAGGTCGCGTGGCCGCGGCAGCGGAAGCTGCTCGACCACCTGCTCGAGGAGGGGCTCGACGCGCCGTACTCGTGCCGTGATGGGCAGTGCAGCGCGTGCGCGTGCCGGCTTGTCTCCGGTGAAGTGAAGATGCTGAACAACGAGGTCCTGGACGCCGAGGACATCGCCGACGGGATCGTGCTGGCGTGCCAGTCGGTACCGTTGACCGACGAGGTTTCCGTCAGCTACGAGTAG
- a CDS encoding MBL fold metallo-hydrolase, translated as MRKTVSALSDFPVAFGAKATGARAERMRRSPQFADGLFHNTSSTRASPSPSAAGGILREMLFGETRAQRKPGGEIPLVAEPAAESTDGVYLTWYGHASTLVEIDGARVLCDPVWSDRVSPAAFAGPRRLHAPPVPLGSVGRVDAIVISHDHYDHLDLATVRELLATHDAPFLVPLGVGAHLERWQVPSSRIVELDWNEEAEVGGIRFVATPAQHFSGRGISNDSTLWTSWVIAGPRHRVFYSGDTGYFDGFAKIGEEHGPFDAALIQIGAYAPHWPDIHMTPEEGVAAHIDVRGGLLVPVHWATFSLAMHPWAEPADRVWREAKANDLALAVPKPGERLNVANPPAVDGWWQTLE; from the coding sequence GTGAGGAAGACAGTCTCGGCGCTCAGCGATTTCCCGGTGGCCTTCGGCGCGAAGGCCACCGGTGCGCGGGCCGAGCGCATGCGCCGGTCGCCTCAGTTCGCCGACGGGCTGTTCCACAACACCTCGTCCACCCGGGCGTCGCCGTCGCCCTCGGCCGCGGGCGGCATCCTGCGCGAGATGCTCTTCGGTGAGACCCGGGCGCAGCGCAAGCCCGGCGGGGAGATCCCGCTCGTCGCGGAACCGGCCGCGGAGTCCACCGACGGCGTCTACCTGACCTGGTACGGGCACGCGTCCACGCTCGTGGAGATCGACGGGGCCCGCGTGCTGTGCGATCCGGTGTGGAGCGACCGGGTGTCGCCCGCCGCGTTCGCCGGCCCGCGGCGGCTGCACGCACCGCCGGTGCCGCTCGGCTCCGTCGGCCGGGTGGACGCGATCGTGATCTCCCACGACCACTACGACCACCTCGACCTCGCCACCGTGCGCGAGCTGCTCGCCACCCACGACGCGCCCTTCCTGGTGCCACTGGGCGTCGGCGCGCACCTCGAACGGTGGCAGGTGCCGAGTTCGCGGATCGTGGAGCTCGACTGGAACGAGGAGGCCGAGGTCGGCGGCATCCGCTTCGTCGCCACCCCGGCACAGCACTTCTCCGGCCGGGGGATCAGCAACGACAGCACCCTTTGGACGTCGTGGGTCATCGCCGGGCCCCGGCACCGCGTCTTCTACAGCGGCGACACCGGTTACTTCGACGGCTTCGCGAAAATCGGCGAAGAACACGGCCCGTTCGACGCCGCCCTGATCCAGATCGGCGCGTACGCCCCGCATTGGCCGGACATCCACATGACCCCGGAGGAAGGCGTCGCCGCGCACATCGACGTGCGGGGCGGCCTGCTCGTGCCGGTGCACTGGGCGACGTTCTCCCTCGCCATGCACCCTTGGGCCGAGCCCGCCGACCGCGTGTGGCGCGAAGCCAAGGCCAACGACCTCGCGCTCGCCGTGCCGAAGCCGGGCGAGCGGCTCAACGTCGCGAACCCGCCGGCGGTCGACGGCTGGTGGCAGACACTCGAATAA
- the hsaC gene encoding iron-dependent extradiol dioxygenase HsaC produces the protein MSIRSLAYLRIEATDLDAWRMYGLKVLGMVEGSGSDPDALYLRMDDFPARLVIFPGTRDRLAQAGWETENAAGLQEIRSRLEAASVPYKEGTPEQLGDRRVDELISFDDPSGNTLEVFHGAALQHRRVVSPYGHRFVTGEQGLGHVVLSTHDDAASLAFYRDVLGFRLRDSMRLPPQLVGRPADGEPAWLRFFGCNPRHHSLAFLPMPTPSGIVHLMVEAEETDDVGLCLDRALRRKVPMSATLGRHVNDLMLSFYMKTPGGFDVEFGCEGRQVDDESWIARESTAVSLWGHDFSVGVQ, from the coding sequence ATGAGCATCCGCTCGCTGGCATACCTGCGCATCGAAGCGACCGACCTCGACGCCTGGCGTATGTACGGCCTCAAGGTGCTCGGCATGGTCGAAGGCTCCGGGAGCGACCCGGACGCGCTTTACCTGCGCATGGACGACTTTCCCGCGCGGCTCGTGATCTTCCCGGGCACTCGGGACCGGCTGGCGCAGGCCGGCTGGGAGACCGAGAACGCCGCCGGGCTCCAGGAGATCCGCTCGCGGCTGGAGGCGGCTTCCGTGCCGTACAAGGAAGGCACGCCCGAGCAGCTGGGCGACCGGCGGGTGGACGAGCTGATCAGCTTCGACGACCCCTCCGGCAACACCCTCGAGGTGTTCCACGGTGCGGCGCTGCAGCATCGCCGGGTGGTCAGCCCGTACGGCCACCGTTTTGTCACCGGTGAGCAAGGGCTCGGCCACGTGGTGCTGTCGACCCACGACGACGCCGCGTCCCTGGCCTTCTACCGCGACGTGCTCGGTTTCCGGCTGCGCGACTCCATGCGCCTGCCGCCGCAGCTCGTGGGCCGCCCCGCCGACGGCGAACCGGCGTGGCTGCGCTTCTTCGGCTGCAACCCGCGCCACCACAGCCTGGCGTTCCTGCCGATGCCCACGCCCAGCGGGATCGTCCACCTGATGGTCGAGGCCGAGGAGACCGACGACGTGGGGCTCTGCCTCGACCGCGCGCTCCGGCGCAAGGTGCCGATGTCCGCGACGCTCGGGCGGCACGTGAACGACCTGATGCTGTCGTTCTACATGAAGACCCCCGGCGGCTTCGACGTCGAGTTCGGCTGCGAGGGCCGGCAGGTCGACGACGAGAGCTGGATCGCCCGGGAGAGTACGGCGGTTTCGTTGTGGGGGCACGACTTCTCCGTCGGTGTCCAGTGA
- a CDS encoding Rieske 2Fe-2S domain-containing protein — MTPQTQGSETVRTIDAGAPPARFARGWHCLGLADTFRDGKPHAINAFGTKLVVFADSAGQLNVLDGYCRHMGGDLSQGSVKGDEIACPFHDWRWSGSGKCVSIPYAKRVPLRARTRAWHVLEENKQLLIWHDPEGNPPPDNVVVPRVEGAFSDEWSNWTWDSILIENANCREIIDNVVDMAHFFYIHYAYPTYFKNVFEGHVATQYLNTKGRPDMGMASNYGGEDNLLRSEASYFGPSYMINHLVNSFQGFEIENVLINCHYPVSPTSFVLQWGIMVKKMPGVSDEHADKIAAKLAKGIGVGFLQDVEIWKNKSAINNPLLCEEDGPVYQLRRWYEQFYVDAADVSEDMTRRFEFEVDTTKANEAWAAEVAENLARQRAEAEEAGV, encoded by the coding sequence GTGACGCCACAGACGCAAGGTTCCGAGACCGTCCGCACGATCGACGCGGGCGCGCCGCCGGCGCGGTTCGCCCGCGGCTGGCACTGCCTCGGGCTCGCCGACACCTTCCGTGACGGGAAACCGCACGCCATCAACGCGTTCGGCACCAAGCTCGTCGTCTTCGCCGACTCGGCGGGCCAGCTGAACGTGCTCGACGGGTACTGCCGGCACATGGGCGGGGACCTCTCCCAGGGCTCGGTGAAGGGCGACGAGATCGCCTGCCCGTTCCACGACTGGCGGTGGAGCGGCAGCGGGAAGTGCGTCTCGATCCCCTACGCCAAGCGGGTTCCGCTGCGGGCGCGCACTCGCGCGTGGCACGTGCTGGAGGAGAACAAGCAGCTGCTGATCTGGCACGACCCCGAGGGCAACCCGCCGCCGGACAACGTGGTGGTGCCGCGCGTCGAGGGCGCGTTCAGCGACGAGTGGAGCAACTGGACCTGGGACTCCATCCTGATCGAGAACGCCAACTGCCGCGAGATCATCGACAACGTCGTGGACATGGCGCACTTCTTCTACATCCACTACGCCTACCCGACGTACTTCAAGAACGTCTTCGAGGGGCACGTCGCCACGCAGTACCTCAACACCAAGGGCCGCCCGGACATGGGGATGGCGTCGAACTACGGCGGCGAGGACAACCTGCTGCGGTCGGAGGCCTCGTACTTCGGCCCGTCGTACATGATCAACCACCTGGTGAACTCGTTCCAGGGCTTCGAGATCGAGAACGTGCTGATCAACTGCCACTACCCCGTGTCGCCGACTTCGTTCGTGCTGCAGTGGGGAATCATGGTGAAGAAGATGCCGGGCGTCTCGGACGAGCACGCGGACAAGATCGCGGCGAAGCTCGCCAAGGGCATCGGCGTGGGTTTCCTGCAGGACGTGGAGATCTGGAAGAACAAGTCGGCCATCAACAACCCGCTGCTGTGCGAGGAGGACGGGCCGGTGTACCAGCTGCGGCGCTGGTACGAGCAGTTCTACGTGGATGCCGCCGACGTCAGCGAGGACATGACCCGCCGGTTCGAGTTCGAGGTGGACACGACCAAGGCCAACGAGGCGTGGGCGGCGGAGGTCGCGGAGAACCTGGCGCGGCAGCGCGCGGAGGCGGAAGAGGCCGGGGTGTGA
- a CDS encoding Smr/MutS family protein, producing the protein MKLKLDLHDIYNHGGEIDRALQAVIDEAVAKKAPLVEIIPGKGSGQLKKHVLRFLERKDIKALYHRVEKDKDNFGRVFVHFRWK; encoded by the coding sequence ATGAAGCTGAAACTCGACCTGCACGACATCTACAACCACGGCGGCGAGATCGACCGCGCCCTGCAGGCGGTCATCGACGAGGCCGTGGCGAAGAAGGCGCCGCTGGTCGAGATCATCCCCGGCAAGGGTTCCGGTCAGCTGAAGAAACACGTCCTGCGCTTCCTGGAGCGCAAGGACATCAAGGCGCTGTACCACCGGGTCGAAAAGGACAAGGACAACTTCGGCCGGGTTTTTGTCCACTTTCGCTGGAAGTGA
- the kstD gene encoding 3-oxosteroid 1-dehydrogenase encodes MANEYDVVVVGSGAAGMTAALAAAHRGLTTVVLEKAACFGGSTARSGGGVWIPGNHALKEAGIDEPPERAREYLEAIVGDVVPAERRDAFLARGPEVLEFVGARTPLKFRWVRGYSDYHPEAPGGRPGGRSVEPKALDGKLLGADLAHLEPPYSAPPLGVPITQSDYRWLSLIARHPRGLARVLGLGARWLAGRLRGQQLLAMGQALAAGLRIGLRRAGVEVLLDTPLLDLHTEDDQVTGVLARHNGVETLFRARRGVILACGGFEHNEEMRTKYQRAPIGTEWTVGAVANTGDGITAGLKLGAAVDLMDDAWWGPTMPLTGGPWFALAERSRPGCLMVDTRGQRFVNESAPYVEAVHAMYGEGDGPGEHIPTWLVFDQRYKDRYLFTGIGPRQPLPGRWYKAGIVAKAPSLAELAERIEVPVEALTATVDRFNGFARAGVDEDFNRGSSAYDHYYGDPRNRPNPSLGELSKAPYYAVKIVPGDLGTKGGLRTDENARVLREDGSVVPGLYAAGNTSAAVMGRTYAGPGATIGPAMVFGYLAAERLANEDRTGTGGRQ; translated from the coding sequence ATGGCGAACGAGTACGACGTTGTGGTGGTCGGCAGCGGCGCTGCCGGGATGACCGCGGCCCTAGCCGCCGCGCACCGGGGGTTGACCACCGTCGTCCTGGAGAAGGCGGCCTGCTTCGGCGGGTCGACGGCCCGGTCCGGCGGCGGCGTCTGGATCCCCGGGAACCACGCGCTGAAGGAAGCCGGAATCGACGAACCGCCCGAACGGGCACGCGAGTACCTGGAGGCGATCGTCGGCGACGTCGTCCCGGCCGAGCGCCGCGACGCCTTCCTGGCCCGCGGGCCCGAGGTGCTGGAGTTCGTCGGCGCGCGGACCCCGCTGAAGTTCCGCTGGGTCCGCGGGTACAGCGACTACCACCCCGAGGCGCCCGGCGGACGGCCCGGCGGACGGTCGGTGGAGCCGAAGGCGCTGGACGGCAAGCTGCTCGGCGCGGACCTCGCGCACCTCGAGCCGCCGTACAGCGCGCCGCCGCTGGGAGTGCCGATCACGCAGTCGGACTACCGCTGGCTGAGCCTGATCGCACGGCACCCCCGCGGTCTGGCCCGGGTGCTCGGGCTCGGCGCCCGGTGGCTGGCCGGGCGCCTGCGCGGGCAGCAGCTGCTCGCCATGGGACAAGCGCTTGCGGCCGGGCTCCGGATCGGGTTGCGGCGAGCGGGCGTCGAGGTCCTCCTGGACACCCCGCTGCTCGACCTGCACACCGAGGACGACCAGGTCACCGGGGTGCTCGCCCGGCACAACGGCGTCGAGACGCTGTTCCGCGCGCGGCGCGGCGTGATCCTCGCCTGCGGCGGCTTCGAGCACAACGAGGAGATGCGCACCAAGTACCAGCGCGCGCCGATCGGCACCGAATGGACCGTCGGCGCCGTGGCCAACACCGGCGACGGCATCACGGCCGGGCTCAAGCTCGGCGCGGCCGTCGACCTGATGGACGACGCCTGGTGGGGACCGACGATGCCGCTGACCGGCGGCCCGTGGTTCGCGCTCGCCGAGCGGTCGCGGCCGGGCTGCCTGATGGTGGACACGCGCGGGCAGCGGTTCGTGAACGAGTCCGCGCCGTACGTCGAAGCAGTGCACGCGATGTACGGCGAAGGCGACGGGCCGGGTGAGCACATCCCGACGTGGCTGGTGTTCGACCAGCGGTACAAGGACCGCTACCTGTTCACCGGCATCGGCCCGCGGCAGCCGCTGCCCGGCCGCTGGTACAAGGCGGGGATCGTCGCGAAGGCGCCCAGCCTCGCCGAACTCGCCGAACGCATCGAGGTACCCGTCGAAGCGCTGACGGCGACCGTCGACCGTTTCAACGGCTTCGCCCGAGCCGGGGTCGACGAGGACTTCAACCGCGGCAGCAGTGCGTACGACCACTACTACGGCGACCCGCGCAACCGGCCGAACCCGAGCCTGGGAGAGCTGTCGAAGGCGCCGTACTACGCGGTCAAGATCGTGCCCGGCGACCTCGGCACCAAGGGCGGGCTGCGCACCGACGAAAACGCGCGCGTGCTGCGTGAGGACGGCTCCGTCGTCCCCGGGCTGTACGCGGCGGGAAACACCAGCGCGGCCGTGATGGGCCGTACCTACGCCGGGCCCGGCGCGACGATCGGGCCCGCGATGGTGTTCGGCTACCTTGCGGCCGAGCGGCTGGCGAACGAAGATCGGACCGGCACGGGAGGCAGGCAGTGA
- a CDS encoding FAD-binding protein translates to MDELVADVVIIGSGAAGACAAIEAADAGAEVLLLDRFAGGGASRVSGGVVYAGGGTGQQRAAGVEDTVDAMYEYLRLETGEIVSERTLRRFCEESPAMITWLEAQGVPFEGSLCPYKTSYPSDKHYLYYSGSEASGGFREAAKPAPRGHRVKGPGTSGKLLMARLAEAVRRRGIRVLPQTQAQSLVTAADGTVTGVVVESLRDAPRWARARHARLSVYSAKPGIYVPSLRKSLHRRVERIERRHGRELKITARRGVILAAGGFIANRELVREHAPAYRGGLALGTSADDGSGIRLGVEAGGRTAEMDRISAWRFLTPPAAFLGGLLVDAAGHRIIDESRYGAAIGERMITAHGGQGWLLVDAPIVAEARRDGRRQGQWFAWLQLRYLLRRGRVSGVTVEEVARRAGVDPAGLTATYEAYRRGPDPMGKPAEFTRPLDTPPYSLIDVSVKPNLGYPCPMLTLGGLVVDEDTGAVAGVPGLYAAGRTAVGICSSSYVSGLSLADCVFSGRRAGLHSALEPDRIDKNENVF, encoded by the coding sequence ATGGACGAACTCGTGGCGGATGTCGTGATCATCGGATCGGGAGCGGCCGGCGCGTGCGCGGCCATCGAGGCGGCCGACGCGGGCGCCGAAGTGCTCCTGCTCGACCGCTTCGCCGGAGGCGGAGCCAGCCGGGTCAGTGGCGGCGTGGTCTACGCCGGCGGTGGCACCGGACAACAGCGTGCGGCGGGTGTCGAGGACACCGTCGACGCGATGTACGAGTACCTCCGGCTCGAAACCGGCGAAATCGTCTCCGAGCGGACGCTGCGGCGCTTCTGTGAGGAGAGTCCCGCCATGATCACCTGGCTGGAGGCCCAGGGTGTTCCGTTCGAGGGCAGCTTGTGCCCGTACAAGACGTCCTATCCCAGCGACAAGCACTACCTCTACTACTCCGGCAGTGAGGCCTCGGGCGGATTCCGGGAGGCGGCGAAACCCGCGCCGCGCGGACACCGGGTCAAAGGGCCGGGAACCTCGGGCAAGCTCCTCATGGCGCGCCTCGCCGAGGCCGTGCGCCGCCGCGGCATCCGGGTCCTGCCGCAAACGCAGGCGCAAAGCCTGGTGACGGCGGCTGACGGCACCGTCACCGGCGTGGTCGTGGAGAGTCTCCGCGATGCGCCTCGCTGGGCGCGTGCCCGTCACGCACGCCTCTCGGTATACTCCGCGAAGCCGGGCATCTATGTGCCGTCGCTGCGCAAATCGCTGCATCGCCGCGTCGAACGGATCGAACGGCGGCACGGCCGCGAGCTGAAGATCACCGCCCGGCGTGGCGTGATCCTCGCCGCGGGCGGGTTCATCGCGAACCGTGAACTGGTGCGTGAGCACGCGCCCGCCTACCGCGGCGGCCTCGCGCTCGGCACGTCGGCCGACGACGGGTCGGGCATCCGGCTCGGCGTCGAAGCCGGCGGGCGGACGGCCGAAATGGACCGGATCTCGGCGTGGCGGTTCCTGACGCCGCCGGCGGCGTTCCTGGGCGGCCTGCTCGTCGACGCGGCCGGCCACCGGATCATCGACGAGTCCCGCTACGGCGCCGCGATCGGCGAGCGGATGATCACCGCGCACGGCGGCCAGGGCTGGCTGCTCGTCGACGCGCCGATCGTGGCCGAGGCCCGCCGCGACGGGCGTCGGCAAGGACAGTGGTTCGCCTGGCTGCAACTGCGTTATCTCCTGCGCCGGGGCCGCGTCTCCGGTGTCACGGTGGAAGAGGTCGCGCGCCGCGCCGGCGTCGACCCGGCCGGCCTCACGGCCACCTATGAGGCGTATCGGCGCGGGCCGGATCCGATGGGCAAGCCGGCCGAGTTCACGCGCCCGCTGGACACTCCGCCGTATTCGCTCATCGACGTCTCGGTCAAGCCGAACCTCGGCTACCCGTGCCCGATGCTCACCCTCGGGGGGCTCGTGGTCGACGAGGACACCGGCGCGGTGGCCGGCGTGCCCGGGCTGTACGCCGCCGGGCGGACCGCGGTGGGAATCTGTTCTAGCTCCTACGTCAGCGGTCTGTCGCTGGCCGACTGCGTCTTCTCCGGTCGCAGGGCCGGATTGCACAGCGCGCTGGAGCCGGATCGCATCGACAAAAACGAGAACGTGTTCTAG
- the hsaD gene encoding 4,5:9,10-diseco-3-hydroxy-5,9,17-trioxoandrosta-1(10),2-diene-4-oate hydrolase, whose translation MAPEGAYVKVRSGLKLHYHEAGSEHEETVILLHGGGPGASAWSNFGRNLPVFGKAYRTLAVDQPGFGRSDKPAEHPQYFRHSADAVAGLMDELGIERAHLVGNSLGAGAAVRLALNHPDRAGRLVLMGAGGLSVNLFAPDPTEGVRNLARFGADPSRERMEAFLRIMVHNQALVTDELIDERLAAASAPESLAAMRAMGRSFTQPDTYEEGLLWRDAYRLRQRVLLVWGREDRVNPLDGALLALKTIPRAQLHVFGGCGHWAQLEKFDEFNRLALDFLGSS comes from the coding sequence ATGGCACCCGAGGGCGCGTACGTCAAGGTCCGAAGTGGACTGAAGCTGCACTACCACGAGGCCGGCTCCGAACACGAGGAGACGGTGATCCTCTTGCACGGCGGCGGCCCCGGCGCGTCGGCGTGGAGCAACTTCGGGCGCAACCTGCCGGTGTTCGGCAAGGCGTACCGCACGCTCGCCGTCGACCAGCCCGGGTTCGGCCGGTCCGACAAGCCGGCCGAGCATCCGCAGTACTTCCGGCACAGCGCCGACGCCGTCGCCGGGCTCATGGACGAGCTGGGCATCGAGCGGGCGCACCTGGTCGGCAACTCGCTCGGCGCCGGTGCCGCCGTCCGGCTGGCCCTCAACCACCCGGACCGCGCCGGCCGGCTGGTGCTCATGGGGGCCGGCGGCCTGAGCGTGAACCTCTTCGCGCCCGATCCGACGGAAGGCGTGCGTAACCTCGCCCGGTTCGGGGCCGACCCGTCGAGGGAGCGCATGGAGGCGTTCCTGCGCATCATGGTGCACAACCAGGCGCTGGTCACCGACGAGCTGATCGACGAGCGGCTCGCCGCCGCGAGCGCGCCGGAGTCCCTGGCCGCGATGCGGGCGATGGGCCGGTCGTTCACGCAGCCGGACACGTACGAGGAAGGGCTGCTCTGGCGCGACGCGTACCGGCTGCGGCAGCGGGTGCTGCTCGTCTGGGGCCGCGAAGACCGGGTCAACCCGCTCGACGGGGCGTTGCTGGCGCTGAAGACGATTCCGCGCGCGCAGCTGCACGTGTTCGGCGGGTGCGGGCACTGGGCGCAGCTGGAGAAGTTCGACGAGTTCAACCGGCTCGCCCTCGACTTTCTCGGGAGTTCGTGA